A window of Fundidesulfovibrio magnetotacticus genomic DNA:
GTCGCCACCGGCCACGGTCCTGGCGAAGTCCACGCCGCGGCGCACCGGCCCCGTGATGGCCCGGGTGATGAGCACCGCCACCGTCGCGCCCAGGGCCAGGGCCACCGCCAGCCCGCCGAGAAGGAGGCGGCCGGAGGCCGTGAGGCCCTCGTCGGAGTCGGCGGCCAGCTTGGCCACCTGGCCCATGCCCTCCGTGGCGATGCCCTCGGCGGCGTCCAGCACGTCCTGGGCCACCTTGCCGCGCTTCTCGTTGAGCGTCTGCACCGCCTGGGTGTTCTCGATCTGCCTGCCCACCAGGCGCTTGTAGGTGGCCAATCCGGTTTCCAACGCGTCGAGCCGCTTGAGGTTCTCCGCCTTGACCGTGGTGAGCCGGATCTTGGCCAGCCCGGACTCGATGGCCGGAAAGAGGCCCAGGGCGGCGGTGTAGAGCGCCAGGTCGTCGTTGGCGTCGCCGCTGAGGATCTTGATGCGCGCATCCGCGACGCTCTGCACGATGAACGTCATGAGTTTGATTTTCTCGTAGCGCTCCACCAGAACCTTGTTGGGGACATCGCGCTCGAT
This region includes:
- a CDS encoding CHASE3 domain-containing protein, with product MKDLRLAVKIGVGFGLILAIACALGLMAVFQMGKAEESSSRMKDEYVPEVMLANDLERHALLTMYGMRGFVYSGKTSYIDESRKNMAEVEKALVGAKALVEKFPRLVKLRESLDTARTRFAEYEKLAEETKTRLGQQAKDRVERIRAAADVLAQAEQYLSSQDVSLREEIERDVPNKVLVERYEKIKLMTFIVQSVADARIKILSGDANDDLALYTAALGLFPAIESGLAKIRLTTVKAENLKRLDALETGLATYKRLVGRQIENTQAVQTLNEKRGKVAQDVLDAAEGIATEGMGQVAKLAADSDEGLTASGRLLLGGLAVALALGATVAVLITRAITGPVRRGVDFARTVAGGD